The following coding sequences are from one Gadus macrocephalus chromosome 3, ASM3116895v1 window:
- the c3h4orf33 gene encoding UPF0462 protein C4orf33 homolog, which yields MLYLSRMSVPESKSARVISVLIGHTWDSIPVTHDPVKITFSPGDGGLMMKVSGPFFNDPEAPNGPPGLPFPALWDYEVVEAFFLDSTTENYLEVELCPHGQHLVLLLSGRGQAFQQQLPLSFNATVSGGRWEGGALLPWAFFPPNVNKMNSYAIHGSGAGRTYEALHPVPREDLVEGQKPNFHLLEYFQDFSLQSIMGEGWVQPESDLWKGKC from the exons ATGCTTTATCTTTCGAGAATGTCGGTTCCAGAATCCAAGAGTGCTCGGGTAATAAG TGTATTGATTGGACACACGTGGGACAGCATCCCCGTAACACATGACCCCGTGAAGATCACGTTTTCCCCTGGAGATGGGGGGTTAATGATGAAGGTCTCTGGGCCCTTCTTTAATGATCCGGAGGCTCCTAACGGGCCTCCTGGCCTGCCGTTCCCCGCACTCTGGGACTATGAAG TGGTGGAGGCCTTTTTTTTGGACAGCACTACTGAAAATTACCTTGAGGTAGAACTCTGTCC acATGGACAGCACCTGGTGTTGTTGCTGTCAGGGAGAGGACAAGCATTCCAG caacAACTGCCGCTGTCGTTCAATGCCACCGTCTCAGGGGgccgctgggaggggggggccctCCTGCCCTGGGCCTTCTTCCCCCCCAACGTCAACAAGATGAATTCCTACGCCATCCACGGCTCTGGAGCCGGCCGCACCTACGAAGCTCTCCACCCGGTCCCCCGTGAAGACCTCGTGGAAGGACAAAAGCCCAACTT CCACCTCCTGGAATATTTCCAAGACTTTTCCCTGCAAAGCATCATGGGAGAAGGCTGGGTCCAGCCAGAGTCTGATCTCTGGAAAGGAAAGTGCTGA
- the sclt1 gene encoding sodium channel and clathrin linker 1 has protein sequence MQAEVEFLRDQVQRLNSALSKYQDGSRNHSTMAAQASCHVEDPRPAESPGLWMSDKSIMAPLIEEYDRHMEDMTQQLHRHQAQMADVKVKLERVIKENERLHAELRESVEGQLQALPEAPGLENSGSLEEEGVIKNLQEQMQLSGQEREQAMELWQTAVQELDRLQQLYQRSVSEGQVHGAQRQQLKDQLVQFQQHTHNIQVANQKLESTNQQFVRTLTEQSTEMEEQRGQLRQTKVELRTATGRVEEMTKLLQNVQDRLQRKEEEARDAQGREDAAEKRLLQLQSALSQLEARLKAASQEAEAVRREQAVWERQVGELQGRCASLEEERYDVLAKVRESVQLAEEASLQKEQAHLREKQKVEELEKTKEAIKQLIQDAAVRTRKEVENVRKQCNVQIQRMAEELSALQLECADKESQMERAHRERKAVEEELEKVYKEGRAEPEFRKIDALHQRCLDADRMRDDMTITLQSTQNKLKKLDMEYGEELARSQEEVRRLQGSLAGARDECVGVSEERLQLQQENLQLRREMDEQRKANLLVQKRAKQQVSQMEQEYSQKELGLDARVRQLEASSRSSSDDLTRLLTAQQRSSQRWREEAKKLAQAYEAKIANLRAELGRQKQRTQELELQLDADHQTIAEYERQLAEYQEKSVRLQRRLTQAEQRATVVTQQLSLLTSQRRKTSATSELETV, from the exons ATGCAAGCCGAAGTTGAATTTCTACGAGATCAAG tgcagAGGTTGAACTCGGCTCTCAGCAAGTACCAGGATGGCAGCCGCAATCACAGCACCATGGCAGCTCAG GCTAGCTGTCATGTGGAGGATCCAAGACCTGCCGAATCCCCTGGCCTTTGGATGTCGGATAAAAG CATCATGGCTCCTCTGATAGAGGAATACGACAGACACATGGAAGATATGACTCAGCAGTTGCACAGACACCAG GCACAGATGGCCGACGTAAAGGTCAAGTTGGAGAGGGTCATCAAGGAGAACGAACG GCTGCATGCTGAACTGCGGGAATCAGTGGAAGGCCAGCTTCAAGCCCTGCCAGAGGCTCCAGGCCTTGAGAACAGTGgctccctggaggaggagggagtcatCAAGAACCTCCAGGAACAAATGCAGCTCTCCGGGCAG gaGCGCGAGCAGGCCATGGAGCTGTGGCAGACGGCGGTCCAGGAGCTGGACCGACTCCAACAGCTCTATCAGAGGAGTGTGTCTGAGGGACAGGTCCACGGAGCCCAGCGGCAGCAGCTCAAG GACCAGCTTGTCCAATTCCAACAGCACACCCATAATATCCAAGTGGCCAATCAAAAGCTGGAATCG ACGAACCAGCAGTTTGTGCGGACGCTGACGGAGCAGAGCACGGAGATGGAGGAGCAACGCGGGCAGCTGAG GCAGACCAAAGTTGAGCTGAGGACAGCCACAGGCCGCGTGGAGGAGATGACTAAACTGCTGCAGAACGTCCAAGATCGTCTGCAGAGAAAA GAGGAAGAGGCGCGTGACGCTCAGGGTCGAGAGGACGCCGCGGAGAAGAGACTCCTGCAGCTCCAGTCAGCCCTGAGTCAGCTGGAGGCcag GCTGAAGGCCGCGTCCCAGGAGGCGGAGGCGGTGCGCAGGGAGCAGGCGGTGTGGGAGAGGCAGGTGGGGGAGCTCCAGGGGCGCTGCgcctccctggaggaggagcgctACGACGTTTTGGCCAAAGTGCGCGAAAGCGTTCAGCTCGCAGAGGAGGCCTCGCTGCAGAAGGAGCAG GCCCACTTGAGGGAGAAGcagaaggtggaggagctggagaaaaCAAAGGAGGCCATTAAGCAGCTGATTCAGGATGCAGCCGTGCGCACCAGAAAGGAG gTGGAGAACGTGCGCAAGCAGTGCAACGTTCAGATCCAGCGGATGGCCGAGGAACTCTCCGCCCTGCAGCTG GAGTGTGCGGACAAAGAGTCGCAGATGGAGCGGGCCCATCGAGAGAGGAAGGCGGTGGAGGAAGAGCTGGAGAAG GTGTACAAGGAGGGCCGAGCGGAGCCCGAGTTCAGGAAGATAGATGCGCTCCACCAGCGGTGTCTAGACGCAGACAGGATGAGGGACGACATGACTATCACTCTGCAGAGCACTCAGAATAAACTCAAAAAGTTGGACATGGA GTACGGCGAGGAGCTGGCCCGCAGCCAGGAGGAGGTGCGGCGGCTGCAGGGCTCGCTGGCCGGCGCCCGGGACGAGTGCGTGGGCGTCAGCGAGGagcggctgcagctgcagcaggagaACCTGCAGCTCCGCAGGGAGATGGACGAGCAGCGCAAGGCCAACCTGCTGGTGCAGAAAAGAGCCAAGCAACAG gtgTCCCAGATGGAGCAGGAGTACAGCCAGAAGGAGCTGGGCCTGGACGCCCGCGTGCGGCAGCTCGAGGCCAGCAGCCGCAGCTCCAGCGACGACCTGACGCGCCTCCTCACCGCCCAGCAGCGCAGCTCCCAGCGCTGGAGGGAGGAGGCCAAGAAGCTGGCGCAGGCCTACGAGGCCAAGATCGCCAACCTGCG GGCAGAGCTGGGGCGACAGAAGCAGCGCACTCAAGAGCTGGAGCTCCAGCTGGACGCAGACCATCAGACCATCGCCGAG taCGAGAGACAGCTGGCAGAGTACCAGGAAAAAAGTGTCCGTCTTCAGAGACGGCTGACACAGGCGGAGCAGAGGGCGACCGTTGTCACCCAGCAG CTAAGCCTGCTGACATCGCAGCGGAGGAAGACTTCAGCCACCTCAGAGCTGGAGACGGTATGA